ATTGTAAACTATATGAGACAAAATGCTCTGCAAAAAAAGTATTCTGCAAAAAAAGTGTTCTGCAAAAAAAgtgctctgcaaaaaaaaaaaaaaaaaaatactctacccTTGGGAGAAAGAAATTGCTATTTTGAAACTTGGTATATTTAATGACAAACTAGATTCTTCCTGACCTTGCTTCGATGGTTATGGTAACTGCAACTTTGAAGACTTTTAGGACAAATTTATGTACATGAAATGTATTATGACACAAAATTATTTATTAAGCTATCAAGAACTGTTTGCTTTCCATGGGTCTTACCTATTAGAATATTTTTAGTTTAGCACCATTATCCTGATTTAGGTCATAGCACTGTCTCACCttatttctgtctttttcttttcagtggGTTGATGTGATTCCTTGCTTGAAGCCTCTGTCAAGGTCACTGTCCAGATCAAGATCCGTTTCGGAGTTCGAGGTCAAACCTGATACAGATGAGATTATCCCAAAGAAGAAAGAGGTcaaagtagttggaaaagcaacgaAGGAGGAGGAAGTTGACTCAGGTCAGAGTATTGACTCAGGAGACATTGAAGACACGCTCATACAACTCATCGAGGAAATTGGTGGCGATAAAATCATTAAGGAACTCGAGCAAATCATATCTGTATCTAATGGTGGTGATAACaaagataaggatgatgataatgaggaggaggatgatgtaCCAGATGCACATCTGAAACAAGGCGCCACGACAGTCGTAGACCTTCACCCACCTGTTCACCCACTTGTTCCAAATGGAATCCTCGCGGCAAGGGCAGCTGCGCCCCCGACGGACAGTGAGATTTACAGGCAAGTCGACACCTCACCGCCGGAATCAGGCTTCCAGAATCCCAACAGCGCAGACCCCATTAGCCGGAGGCCTCTCAGACGCCAGTTCGAAGTTTCAGAGCGAACCAGCGACTTCGTCAGAGACGCTCGCCGGTTTAACAACATGGACGACAGGAGCGACTGCGCCAGCCTGAGCGACTTCGACGGACATCACCCTTACGGGCACCATGAACCCCATGGCGTGACTGGATCGTCAACCAGCCTCGTCGATCCATACGCCGACGGGAAGAGGCAAGGATGGGGCATCATTCGAGACAGGTACTTGCCTCAGAAGGACTGGAAGGGGTCATCTGTGCCAACGTCTCTACACAGGGATCCTTGGAGTAAAGTCCTGATGCCGATGATGGGCAAAAGGGCCATGGCTGTTAAATACTTCAGCCCTGAGCCTCAGCGTCGCCTCTGGCAGGATAGGAAGGTTCCTAGATCCACGTACAGAGGATCCGTGACCAACTTGGTACCGCAACAAGGCTTTCGTGACGACTTGGAGAGTAAAGGACTGAGGCGCACTTACAGTGTCGGCATGATGCACAATCTGCAGAACGCCGGTAATAATTTCTCTTGCATATCCGAATCCGATGCTGACACTATGGAAACTGTCGTTTGATTCTGCTGACGCTAGGGGAACTGTCATTTTAATTTGCCGACACTATGGAAACTGTCGTCTGAATCTACTGTCACTAAGAGAGTTGTCATCTTAATGGAACCTGTCGTCTGAGTCTACTGACACTATGGATTGTCGTCTGGATCTGCTGACGCTAGGGGAACTGTCATTTTTATTTGCTGACACTATTGAAACTATCATCTGAATCTACTGTCACTAAGAGAGTTGTCATCTTAATGGAACCTGTCGTCTGAGTCTACTGACACTATGTGAACTGTCATCTGGATGTGCTGACGCTAGGGGAATTGTCGTTTGAATATGCGGACACTGATGAACCGTCATCTTAATGGAAACTGTTTTCTGAATCTGCTGACACTATGGAAACCGTTGTCTGAATTTGCTGACATTTGGGTAACTTCATCTTAAATGAAACTGTCTTCTGAATCGGCTGACACTGGATAATGTCGTGTGAATCTTCTGACACTATGAAAACTGTCATATGAATCTGGTGACACTAGGGAAattgtcatcttaatttgctgACACTATGGAAAGTGTTGCTTAAAAATCTTCTGACACTATTGAAACTATCGTTTGAATCGACTGACACTATGGAAGCGATCATCTCAATATGGTGACACAATAAAACTGTCATTTGAATCTGCTGACACTATGTAAGCTGTCATCTGGATCAGCTGACGCAATGGGAGCTTATGTGAATATTGAAAGTAATATATACTAAGGATTGAGTTGTTTTAGACTGTGTACAGACCTTGGTTTTAGGGAAGTGATGATATGGTAAGCTTCGGTGTTTTATAGTCAATTggttttagttaggcagatttgcaccgactcgcaagggtgcccttttagcctggaaaagtttcctgattgctgattgattggacaagataattctgaccaatcagagagcaggaaacttttccgagctaaaagggcaccgctgcgagtcagtgcaaatgcacctcattaaaaaaattttagtatagaaattttcttttcaacattttcatttcctcatattctttcttttatcaaaaattgattgattgattaggagtatgACCTAATGGTATTTGCTCTTGGTTTCCTGCATATACCCTTTTGAAATTTTAGAATAATACAGCTTACTAGTCATTGATTTaggtaaataattttttaaaaaatgtgCTGTTTCCTTTACAATTTTattgtgtaattattgtgtttCTGGGACCTGTGAACTTTTAAAGTACGTAGTAGCTATGCAATGAAAGATGCATAGTCTATGTTAATTTGCTTACTCTTTGCTTGACTTACTATGTATAAATCGATTTTTTCCTTCAACGTGTTATTTTAATCACATCTAGAACAAATctctaacatgattttttttttttattgtttcttgttCTTTTCCTATTACTCTCCTTCCCCGTATTTCAACCTATCTTTTATAatcaattttaccatatttttcatttgcttttttcagGGTTAGAAATCACTGGTAATCACAAAGCTTGTGTtttcttcactgttaaaaaaatttcccgtaaaaaaaaaaaaaaaaaaaaaaaaaaaaaaaaaaaaaaaaacgccaaaagcctggcaacatttattcaatgatttttaccgttttaaaaacggatatattgacgttaagaagcgatattacagtcaccaacccgtaaaagataatgaaaaattaaggtaaaattacagtcgtctgtatttcactgaaatacggctgagaacaatgtatttttacggagactttcctattgaaattacgggTTTCTTAACAGTGTTCCTTTAATTTCATAACCTTGTAACAGGTGAAATCGTCTAGAAAGTAAATTTCGTGGCAACAATATTACTTTGGAATTTCCTTTTTCATGAAACAATTTTCTTGACTGAATAAGATTATAAATAGCTGAAGAATTCTTATGGCATTTTTATCCAGCTAAATTATTTCTTGATAAGATAAGTGTTGAATTAAAATGTCTTAGGTTCGTAAAATATCAAGAACTAAAATGCTTTAGGTCCGTAATTTACGACATAGGAAGTAGCTGGGtgattcggtggaacttcagaagttcaaacttgcgaaatgttttcattttgaacagATTTACgtgattctctcttcattgtttatttatgacacatCAATCTTACCGTTGTTATttatcttaaggtattttatattaattatgcattacttctcatgtagtttatttatttccttatttcctttcattactaggctattttccttgttggagcccttatagcatcctgttttttttccaattagggttgcagcttggctaataataataataataataataataataataataataataatactaataataataataataataataataataataataataataatgataataataacacacacatatatacatatacagtatatgtatatatataatatatatatatatatatatagataaatatatatatactatatatatatatatatatatatatatatatatatatatatatatatatatgtatatatatatatatatatatatatatatatatatatatatatatatatatatatatatatatatatacacacatgcattatGTGTGTGTTTAGCGCTGTTGGTACACAGAGATGAAAAGTAAGCATTAGACCTGTCTGTTTAAGTTTGaaatgtactgaaagaagttcacaAATAATTGCACATGTTTTGAAGGCAAATCTAAATAACTATACAATTTAAGGCGTACTTTGGAATTCCGCATCGAATTAGTACAAAGCAATGTTTACTGTCACTGTAATGCAGCATGCAGTATTGCATATATATCAAGGCAAATATTACTTTGAAAAACGTATTCTAAAagttttttaagaataatttacCCTCAATAAAAGTAACATAATGGTAATTCTCTGAGGAACAGACATCAAGTCATTAAGTCATGTtaacgaaataaaataaaaaaaatcggaaaCTTATTATTTCTCTATGAATTTGTCCCTATTTGGGGTCTCTGTAATGGTTCTATgacacatattttttttcattttctttagtcCAGTGCATCTTCCTCCCTCAATCCAAAATCTTTAAATAGAACTGAAACATATCTTATAAAGTACTGAGAAAGTAAGGCATATTagttatagtaataattatgaatttagtgaCTTTTGAAACAAATGAATGCTGAATAAGGATAACCATAGCCTTCGCGAGGTAAACACATTGAATTGATACATTTTTTTCCCTTCGTGAGATGAGGCACTCAAAGGTAGCGGTGTGATATGGGGAAAGAAGTCGATCTTAGCCTATTTCTTCATGTGGTGTTAGTTCCAACccatactctctccctctctctctctctctctctctctctctctctctctctctctctctctctctctctctctctctctctctctctctctctcattaaatgaaGAATCCCATGAACGTTGCAGAGATTTATATGTTAATCAATTCTTAGGTGAGTTTCAAAAGGATTTTTAATGATATGATGAAGCTTCTCGAGtcagtatatatttacatcaaaCAGAGCGCCAAGGAGATGAGTCATAAacattaagtaaataaatatatcataaagggataaacaaatgaataatttcTTAAACAAAGAGAAAGTTTCAACCACGTTGTCATCAGTGTTCAGGAGCAAAGTACAGGGAGGAAGGCTCTTCGTATGTTGGAGCTGGAGGTCCATAAGCTGGTTCAGGGGCTGAATATTTAGGAGTTGGTGCTCCATAAACTGGCTCTGGGGCAGAGTATTTAGGAGCGGGTGTTCCATAAACTGGTTCTGGGGCAGAGTATTTAGGAGCGGGTGTTCCATAAACTGGTTCTGGGGCAGAGTATTTAGGAGCGGGTGTTCCATAAACTGGCTCTGGGGCAGAGTATTTAGGAGCGGGTGTTCCATAAACTGGTTCTGGGGCAGAGTATTTAGGAGCGGGTGTTCCATAAACTGGCTCTGGGGCAGAGTATTTAGGAGCGGGTGTTCCATAAACTGGCTCTGGGGCAGAGTATTTAGGAGCAGGTGTTCCATAAACTGGTTCTGGGGCAGAGTATTTAGGAGCAGGGGTTCCATAAACTGGCGCTGGGGCTGAGTAGGCATTAGTTGGCTTATATGGCTTTGGCTCGGGGTACTGGGCATCTCCAATGTAAGAGACCTCAGCCTTGTAGCCATCGTAATGATCAGCAGTATAAGCCACCTTCTGAGTGCGGCCGTCAGGAAGAGCAACGTAATACGATCCAATCACTACCTTACCATCAGAGTTGGAGTTGTGGCCGAAATCGACACCGTTGTATTGGTCTACGACGGCATAGTTGAAGTCGAAAGGCATTCCATCCtacggaaacaagaaaaaatggtaAAGGTAAGATAAACAAAGAATTAGAAAATGCTTAGCAACTAAAATCCTAGACAgatatattattactatatttccTTAGTTGAAATAGTATCTATATGAACTATACCACTAATTTTAAGAGGGACTTGACCTCAGACCATAGCTTTTTGTAAAGTGACTGGAGAACACTTATAGAACATTAGTTACACTAACCTCATGTTTCACATCATAGGAAGGAGCTTTATAGGCAGGTGCTGGAGCATCATAAGAGGGAGTAGGAGCTTTGTAAGATGGCTCTGGAGCTTTATAAGCAGGGGTAGGGGCTTTGTAAGCTGGTTCAGGGGCTTTATAGGAGGGAGTTGGGGCTTTGTAAGCTGGTTCAGGGGCTTTGTAGGCAGGGGCAGGGGCTTTATAACTTGGCAGTGGAGCTTTGTAAGCTGGGGCAGGGGTTCCATAAACTGGCTCTGGGACTTTGTAAGCTGGGGCAGGGGTTCCATAAACAGGCTCTGGAGCTTTGTAAGCTGGGGCAGGGGTTCCATAAACAGGCTCTGGGGCTTTGTAAGCTGGGGCAGGGGTTCCATAAACAGGCTCAGGGGCTTTGTAAGCTGGGGCAGGGGTTCCATAAACTGGTTCTGGGGCTTTGTAAGCTGGGGCAGGGGTTCCATAAACTGGTTCAGGGGCTTTGTAAGCTGGGGCAGGGGTTCCATAAACTGGTTCAGGGGCTTTGTAAGCTGGGGCAGGGGTGCCATAAACAGGCTCAGGGGCTTTGTAAGCTGGGGCAGGGGTGCCATAAACAGGCTCAGGGGCTTTGTAAGCTGGGGCAGGGGCTCCATAAACAGGCTCAGGGGCTTTGTAAGCTGGGGCAGGGGCTCCATAAACTGGTTCAGGGGGTCCATAAACAGGTTCTGGAGCTTTATAAGTAGGAGCCTTATACACAGGCTCTGGGGGTCCATAAACAGGGGCAGGGGCAGAGTACGCAGGTTCGGGAGCTCCATATGTAGCGGAAGGTGGCTTGTAATCGGGCTCAGCCGCTGCATAGGCGTCGTAACTCAGCTGATTCACAGGGGCAGGATAGGCGTAGCCCGTGTCAACATCATCGGGTAGTGGGGCCACAAGGGCAAAGGTACAGGACAGGATAATCAGTGCAATCTGGAGaataatgagaaaataacactgagagacaaacCTAAAGAAATCACAGAACTGTTGGAAAAAGAATTCGGATATTTACAATACACTTCGTCTTTTGACTTTCACTTCAGTATTCAATTTTTGTTTCACTTGTTCAACATAAGCAGAATGATGGTGGTAAACCATCCCAAGCGCTGCTCGACTTTTTGGTCTCACCTCCATGACGCTCATGACGCTAACTCGCTGAAGATGGAGGGTGAGCCCGCCTTTTTATGGCGGGTGTTTCACGGTCAGGCAATGCGGCGGTCACGCCCACCCCGACCGCAGGAGCAATGTACACCGGTCAGGCTTGTTGACCCTTATTCGAGGGCGACTCAAAGTCGATTCGTCAGACTAAATTACGGATGAGTGGGTGGTGGGGGGAGGGGAGTGGgaggttaaaggaaaaaaaattcaataggaGATTAGAAtgggagaaaaggaaatatttttgcaAACGTGGATTTTCTGTTGTGGATTGAGACCTCTTGTTTTTTATGAATACTAGATAAGAAAGACGTTTCTAGTATCAACATAAGTTTTATGGTATGAAATTCCGTAACTATGTCTAAAATAAGTCAAAAGTAGATTACAatgggaaaaaaggaaatatttttgcaGATGTGGACTTTGTGTTCTGGATTGAGACATCTTGTTTTATGAATACCCTATAAGAAAGACGTCCCTATTATCATGATTATGTTTTATGGTATGGAATTCcataactctattttccttttgtctGTCTTATTCCCTTTTGCTGTGTTACAACCTTCTTGGAAATAAGCCTACTTGAGTCAATGACCATAATGGTGAAATAGCCTACAAGTTGCCTTTCTATGGAGGTTTGATTTATAAATtggatttattttgattgtttattcgtGTATTTTTGTTTGTATGAAAACCATGGGTGAAAGCATATTGAATTATGAAATCAACATTTTCTTTAATATGAGTATGGAAGTCATGGATCAGGATATATCTAACTATAATATGAAAGGTAtaaaatctatatgtatgtatgtatgtatgtatgtaaaattatataagCTCACATACTAAAGGCatgatatacacatatttttacaatttctgtatgtatgtatgtatgtatgtcatagtTAAATTATATAAGCTCTCATACTAAAGGCATGATATACACATACTTTTTcaatttctgtatgtatgtatgtatgtatgtatgtcatagaCAGAACTATATAAGCTCTCATACTATAGGcatgacatatatattttttcccatctctgtatgtatgtaattatgtatatatgtgtgtatgtatgtatgtatgtatgtatgtacgtacgtataatGTCATAGATAGGATTTCATAAGCTCTCATAGTAAATAAATATTGTTTTCAATGTCTAAAAATCATGGGTAAAAATATATCTCATCATGAAATTAAAGGTATAAAAAAGTTTCATTAGTCTAAAaactaaaatctgaaaaaaatgttgccaccagcaaaaaaaaaaaaaaaaaaaaaaaaaaaaatatcgaaagcaAGTGAAATGAGACGTTCTTTAAAAATCCTCATTTGTGGCTAACGTTATCTATGTCTATTCAAGGCTCATTGCTCAATTAAGCGTGCACTCATTGTGAAATATTAGCGCTTCGAACACGATTTATGGCTGACAGCAGAAGGACTTCCAAATAAGTCTCTCCAGGCTTTGATGAACTGTATTATAATGGGTCGAGAAAATGAAATCTAAGCGCTTTTGAATATTTCATTGACTGTGTCAGAGTATTTTTCAAATTCTCGATTAAAGAAAGATTTTgtctatgatacacacacacacacacacacacacacacacacacacacacacacatatatatatatatatatatatatatatatatatatatatatatatatatacatgcatatatatatatatatatatatatatatatatatatatatatatatatatatatatatatatatactgtatacgtacattataattatgtatatatggtggatatgcaaatatgtattcatatatatatatatatatatatatatatatatatatatatatatatatatatatatatatatatatgtatatatatgtgtgtgtgtgtgtgtatatatatatatatatatatatgcactcaaattatatataaatttatatatatacatatatatatactgtgtatacacacacacacacacacacacacacacacacacatatatatatatatatatatatatatatatatatatatatatatatatatatatatatatatatatatatatatatacagtatatatgcactcaagttatatataaatttatatatatatatatatatatatatatatatatatatctatatatatatatgtgtgtgtgtgtgtgtatacatatatatatatatatatatatatatatatatatatatatatatatatatatatatatatatatatatatatatatatatatatatactgtatatatatacattatatatatacatatatatatatacattatatatatatatatatatatatatatatatatatatatatatatatatatatatatatatatatactttgtgtgtgtaacaacaatacttatatattttatatttatttccagaCGATTATGTTActgtaataattttattttctctttaggaTCTCTTCCTGGATTCCTTTCCTCTAGTTCCCTTGGAAACTGGAGTACATTTCAAGCTTCAATATGTCAAAATTTATAGGTATGGAAATCCGCAATTAATTTTTTTGCCTCGTTTATCTATTAACCTTTGACATGTTACCGTTACGACCTTCCCTGGAGACCAGGAGACCAGCCTACCTTATAGATAATCACCTTTGTTGTGTAATAAGAATTTGCTACTCGATAGTTCGTTGGAATGTAAATTTGACTTGGCTTTATTGTTTACGTAtgtaatagtgtacgcgacctgtcaaaaatgaaggctagatatttagatagatatgcacactcacacacagagtCAACACGTTccatcccctctctctccctttcctaattacaactactggttcggcaatttgtgggagagtgtggggtaaccctttcaccagggtatgactgctgcCTCTcaccccctgagcgtgacaggatatacacacacacacacacacaccacatatatatatatatatatatatatatatatatatatatatatatatatatatatgcatatatacatatatatatgcatatatatatatatatatatatatatatatatatatatatatatatactgtatatatatatatatatatatatatatatatatatatatatatatatatatatatatatatatatatatatattcgtatgtatatatatggtcagaatctagttctttattctattttatatagagaagatgaatgtatgtatgaatgtactgATCGCTCTATACATCAAGATACATTTCTATTCATCATCTGCTAGTCTTTATTCTGGACCAGCCGACACTTTACATATGTTCGcgtgttcgttcgttttagattacccCACTGCATGGTtaagaacacgggctcttgcgttg
The nucleotide sequence above comes from Palaemon carinicauda isolate YSFRI2023 chromosome 18, ASM3689809v2, whole genome shotgun sequence. Encoded proteins:
- the LOC137657653 gene encoding uncharacterized protein, coding for MSVMEIALIILSCTFALVAPLPDDVDTGYAYPAPVNQLSYDAYAAAEPDYKPPSATYGAPEPAYSAPAPVYGPPEPVYKAPTYKAPEPVYGPPEPVYGAPAPAYKAPEPVYGAPAPAYKAPEPVYGTPAPAYKAPEPVYGTPAPAYKAPEPVYGTPAPAYKAPEPVYGTPAPAYKAPEPVYGTPAPAYKAPEPVYGTPAPAYKAPEPVYGTPAPAYKAPEPVYGTPAPAYKVPEPVYGTPAPAYKAPLPSYKAPAPAYKAPEPAYKAPTPSYKAPEPAYKAPTPAYKAPEPSYKAPTPSYDAPAPAYKAPSYDVKHEDGMPFDFNYAVVDQYNGVDFGHNSNSDGKVVIGSYYVALPDGRTQKVAYTADHYDGYKAEVSYIGDAQYPEPKPYKPTNAYSAPAPVYGTPAPKYSAPEPVYGTPAPKYSAPEPVYGTPAPKYSAPEPVYGTPAPKYSAPEPVYGTPAPKYSAPEPVYGTPAPKYSAPEPVYGTPAPKYSAPEPVYGTPAPKYSAPEPVYGAPTPKYSAPEPAYGPPAPTYEEPSSLYFAPEH